Proteins from one Sarcophilus harrisii chromosome 2, mSarHar1.11, whole genome shotgun sequence genomic window:
- the SYT15 gene encoding synaptotagmin-15 isoform X2, whose translation MPAQVTLVAGGVIAGLLFLVLIGIMGYCLWKKLCVAPAYEELTGTRSLAGGQEKQPSQSAVIQPNRTKGIPFVVPPSFHGRDWITLTKGERIQDESDPYIAPEFLPRSSFHSLGGAYVVGTINPELYKFPEDKSETDFPEGCLGRLWFTVEYEQEAERLLVGLIKARKLQTPSPSETCSPLVKLYLLPDERRFLQSKVKRKTSNPQFDENFIFQVSSRTVTRRVLKFSVFHVDKQRKHHLLGQVLFPLKDEMLTSDSRSIVWRDLEAESLEPPSELGDIQFSLSYNDYLGRLTVVVLRAKGLKFREDRSVASVSVKVSLMNHNKFVKCKKTSAVLGSPNPVYNETFSFKADSEELDTASLSLTVLQNTDGDSKESHQLGRVVVGPFMYTRGKELEHWNEMINKPKELVKRWHALSGST comes from the exons ATGCCTG CACAGGTAACCCTAGTGGCCGGAGGAGTGATCGCAGGGCTGCTGTTTCTGGTTCTGATTGGGATCATGGGCTATTGTCTCTGGAAGAAGCTGTGCGTCGCCCCTGCCTATGAGGAGCTGACTGGAACGCGGTCTCTTGCTGGGGGACAGGAGAAGCAGCCTTCTCAGTCAGCAGTGATCCAGCCCAACAG GACCAAAGGTATCCCATTTGttgttcctccctccttccatggCAGGGATTGGATTACTCTgaccaaaggagaaagaatccaggATGAGAGTGATCCATACATTGCCCCAGAATTCCTGCCTCGATCATCTTTTCATTCACTTG GGGGTGCATATGTGGTCGGGACAATCAATCCAGAGCTTTACAAGTTTCCTGAGGACAAGAGTGAGACTGACTTCCCTGAAGGCTGCCTGGGGAGGCTGTGGTTCACGGTGGAGTATGAGCAGGAGGCCGAGAGGCTCCTGGTGGGCCTGATCAAGGCCCGGAAGTTGCAGACCCCCTCCCCATCAGAAACTTGCAGTCCCTTGGTGAAGCTCTATCTGCTGCCTGACGAGAGGCGCTTTCTGCAGTCCAAAGTGAAGCGGAAAACATCCAACCCACAATTTGATGAAAACTTCATTTTCCAG GTATCCAGTAGAACAGTCACTCGGAGGGTGCTGAAGTTTTCAGTGTTTCACGTAGACAAGCAAAGGAAGCATCACCTCCTGGGCCAAGTGCTCTTCCCACTGAAAGATGAGATGCTAACAAGCGACAGTCGGTCCATTGTCTGGAGAGACTTGGAAGCAGAGAGCCTGGAG CCCCCTTCCGAGCTCGGGGACATCCAGTTCTCCCTCAGCTACAACGACTACCTGGGCCGCCTGACGGTCGTGGTGCTGAGGGCCAAGGGCTTGAAGTTCCGGGAGGACCGGAGCGTTGCCA GCGTGTCGGTCAAAGTGTCGCTGATGAACCACAACAAATTCGTCAAGTGCAAGAAGACTTCGGCCGTGCTGGGCTCCCCCAATCCCGTGTATAACGAGACCTTTAGCTTCAAGGCGGATTCCGAGGAGCTGGACACCGCAAGTCTGAGCCTGACGGTGCTGCAGAACACAGATGGGGACAGTAAGG AAAGCCACCAGCTGGGCCGTGTGGTAGTAGGACCCTTCATGTACACAAGGGGGAAAGAATTGGAACACTGGAATGAGATGATCAATAAGCCCAAGGAGCTGGTGAAGAGATGGCACGCGCTGTCTGGAAGCACCTAA
- the SYT15 gene encoding synaptotagmin-15 isoform X4, whose product MPAQVTLVAGGVIAGLLFLVLIGIMGYCLWKKLCVAPAYEELTGTRSLAGGQEKQPSQSAVIQPNRTKGIPFVVPPSFHGRDWITLTKGERIQDESDPYIAPEFLPRSSFHSLGGAYVVGTINPELYKFPEDKSETDFPEGCLGRLWFTVEYEQEAERLLVGLIKARKLQTPSPSETCSPLVKLYLLPDERRFLQSKVKRKTSNPQFDENFIFQVSSRTVTRRVLKFSVFHVDKQRKHHLLGQVLFPLKDEMLTSDSRSIVWRDLEAESLEPPSELGDIQFSLSYNDYLGRLTVVVLRAKGLKFREDRSVASVSVKVSLMNHNKFVKCKKTSAVLGSPNPVYNETFSFKADSEELDTASLSLTVLQNTDGDKSHQLGRVVVGPFMYTRGKELEHWNEMINKPKELVKRWHALSGST is encoded by the exons ATGCCTG CACAGGTAACCCTAGTGGCCGGAGGAGTGATCGCAGGGCTGCTGTTTCTGGTTCTGATTGGGATCATGGGCTATTGTCTCTGGAAGAAGCTGTGCGTCGCCCCTGCCTATGAGGAGCTGACTGGAACGCGGTCTCTTGCTGGGGGACAGGAGAAGCAGCCTTCTCAGTCAGCAGTGATCCAGCCCAACAG GACCAAAGGTATCCCATTTGttgttcctccctccttccatggCAGGGATTGGATTACTCTgaccaaaggagaaagaatccaggATGAGAGTGATCCATACATTGCCCCAGAATTCCTGCCTCGATCATCTTTTCATTCACTTG GGGGTGCATATGTGGTCGGGACAATCAATCCAGAGCTTTACAAGTTTCCTGAGGACAAGAGTGAGACTGACTTCCCTGAAGGCTGCCTGGGGAGGCTGTGGTTCACGGTGGAGTATGAGCAGGAGGCCGAGAGGCTCCTGGTGGGCCTGATCAAGGCCCGGAAGTTGCAGACCCCCTCCCCATCAGAAACTTGCAGTCCCTTGGTGAAGCTCTATCTGCTGCCTGACGAGAGGCGCTTTCTGCAGTCCAAAGTGAAGCGGAAAACATCCAACCCACAATTTGATGAAAACTTCATTTTCCAG GTATCCAGTAGAACAGTCACTCGGAGGGTGCTGAAGTTTTCAGTGTTTCACGTAGACAAGCAAAGGAAGCATCACCTCCTGGGCCAAGTGCTCTTCCCACTGAAAGATGAGATGCTAACAAGCGACAGTCGGTCCATTGTCTGGAGAGACTTGGAAGCAGAGAGCCTGGAG CCCCCTTCCGAGCTCGGGGACATCCAGTTCTCCCTCAGCTACAACGACTACCTGGGCCGCCTGACGGTCGTGGTGCTGAGGGCCAAGGGCTTGAAGTTCCGGGAGGACCGGAGCGTTGCCA GCGTGTCGGTCAAAGTGTCGCTGATGAACCACAACAAATTCGTCAAGTGCAAGAAGACTTCGGCCGTGCTGGGCTCCCCCAATCCCGTGTATAACGAGACCTTTAGCTTCAAGGCGGATTCCGAGGAGCTGGACACCGCAAGTCTGAGCCTGACGGTGCTGCAGAACACAGATGGGGACA AAAGCCACCAGCTGGGCCGTGTGGTAGTAGGACCCTTCATGTACACAAGGGGGAAAGAATTGGAACACTGGAATGAGATGATCAATAAGCCCAAGGAGCTGGTGAAGAGATGGCACGCGCTGTCTGGAAGCACCTAA
- the SYT15 gene encoding synaptotagmin-15 isoform X1 yields the protein MPAQVTLVAGGVIAGLLFLVLIGIMGYCLWKKLCVAPAYEELTGTRSLAGGQEKQPSQSAVIQPNRTKGIPFVVPPSFHGRDWITLTKGERIQDESDPYIAPEFLPRSSFHSLGGAYVVGTINPELYKFPEDKSETDFPEGCLGRLWFTVEYEQEAERLLVGLIKARKLQTPSPSETCSPLVKLYLLPDERRFLQSKVKRKTSNPQFDENFIFQVSSRTVTRRVLKFSVFHVDKQRKHHLLGQVLFPLKDEMLTSDSRSIVWRDLEAESLEPPSELGDIQFSLSYNDYLGRLTVVVLRAKGLKFREDRSVASEFCRPFAEMMPPPPGCWAAWRGLRAVSQTALVAGARHERKCPGSVRHRRGEGVSVPVHVLDPQKSGACGADRPRFRIPALRDQLSARKVASNKVVPLRNLLILLSANLHAGGGGGDPFPHPISSGPTQS from the exons ATGCCTG CACAGGTAACCCTAGTGGCCGGAGGAGTGATCGCAGGGCTGCTGTTTCTGGTTCTGATTGGGATCATGGGCTATTGTCTCTGGAAGAAGCTGTGCGTCGCCCCTGCCTATGAGGAGCTGACTGGAACGCGGTCTCTTGCTGGGGGACAGGAGAAGCAGCCTTCTCAGTCAGCAGTGATCCAGCCCAACAG GACCAAAGGTATCCCATTTGttgttcctccctccttccatggCAGGGATTGGATTACTCTgaccaaaggagaaagaatccaggATGAGAGTGATCCATACATTGCCCCAGAATTCCTGCCTCGATCATCTTTTCATTCACTTG GGGGTGCATATGTGGTCGGGACAATCAATCCAGAGCTTTACAAGTTTCCTGAGGACAAGAGTGAGACTGACTTCCCTGAAGGCTGCCTGGGGAGGCTGTGGTTCACGGTGGAGTATGAGCAGGAGGCCGAGAGGCTCCTGGTGGGCCTGATCAAGGCCCGGAAGTTGCAGACCCCCTCCCCATCAGAAACTTGCAGTCCCTTGGTGAAGCTCTATCTGCTGCCTGACGAGAGGCGCTTTCTGCAGTCCAAAGTGAAGCGGAAAACATCCAACCCACAATTTGATGAAAACTTCATTTTCCAG GTATCCAGTAGAACAGTCACTCGGAGGGTGCTGAAGTTTTCAGTGTTTCACGTAGACAAGCAAAGGAAGCATCACCTCCTGGGCCAAGTGCTCTTCCCACTGAAAGATGAGATGCTAACAAGCGACAGTCGGTCCATTGTCTGGAGAGACTTGGAAGCAGAGAGCCTGGAG CCCCCTTCCGAGCTCGGGGACATCCAGTTCTCCCTCAGCTACAACGACTACCTGGGCCGCCTGACGGTCGTGGTGCTGAGGGCCAAGGGCTTGAAGTTCCGGGAGGACCGGAGCGTTGCCAGTGAGTTCTGCCGGCCTTTTGCCGAGATgatgcccccccccccgggcTGTTGGGCAGCCTGGCGAGGCCTACGGGCCGTCTCTCAGACTGCTCTTGTCGCCGGCGCTCGTCATGAAAGGAAATGTCCCGGTTCAGTTAGACATCGGCGGGGAGAGGGAGTATCTGTCCCTGTACACGTTCTGGACCCCCAGAAATCTGGAGCCTGTGGGGCAGATAGGCCCAGGTTCAGAATCCCTGCCCTAAGGGACCAGCTCTCGGCCAGAAAAGTTGCCTCTAACAAGGTGGTCCCCCTTCGGAatcttcttattcttctctctGCCAATTTACacgctgggggtgggggtggggatccCTTTCCACACCCCATTTCTTCAGGTCCCACGCAATCGTAA
- the SYT15 gene encoding synaptotagmin-15 isoform X3, protein MGYCLWKKLCVAPAYEELTGTRSLAGGQEKQPSQSAVIQPNRTKGIPFVVPPSFHGRDWITLTKGERIQDESDPYIAPEFLPRSSFHSLGGAYVVGTINPELYKFPEDKSETDFPEGCLGRLWFTVEYEQEAERLLVGLIKARKLQTPSPSETCSPLVKLYLLPDERRFLQSKVKRKTSNPQFDENFIFQVSSRTVTRRVLKFSVFHVDKQRKHHLLGQVLFPLKDEMLTSDSRSIVWRDLEAESLEPPSELGDIQFSLSYNDYLGRLTVVVLRAKGLKFREDRSVASEFCRPFAEMMPPPPGCWAAWRGLRAVSQTALVAGARHERKCPGSVRHRRGEGVSVPVHVLDPQKSGACGADRPRFRIPALRDQLSARKVASNKVVPLRNLLILLSANLHAGGGGGDPFPHPISSGPTQS, encoded by the exons ATGGGCTATTGTCTCTGGAAGAAGCTGTGCGTCGCCCCTGCCTATGAGGAGCTGACTGGAACGCGGTCTCTTGCTGGGGGACAGGAGAAGCAGCCTTCTCAGTCAGCAGTGATCCAGCCCAACAG GACCAAAGGTATCCCATTTGttgttcctccctccttccatggCAGGGATTGGATTACTCTgaccaaaggagaaagaatccaggATGAGAGTGATCCATACATTGCCCCAGAATTCCTGCCTCGATCATCTTTTCATTCACTTG GGGGTGCATATGTGGTCGGGACAATCAATCCAGAGCTTTACAAGTTTCCTGAGGACAAGAGTGAGACTGACTTCCCTGAAGGCTGCCTGGGGAGGCTGTGGTTCACGGTGGAGTATGAGCAGGAGGCCGAGAGGCTCCTGGTGGGCCTGATCAAGGCCCGGAAGTTGCAGACCCCCTCCCCATCAGAAACTTGCAGTCCCTTGGTGAAGCTCTATCTGCTGCCTGACGAGAGGCGCTTTCTGCAGTCCAAAGTGAAGCGGAAAACATCCAACCCACAATTTGATGAAAACTTCATTTTCCAG GTATCCAGTAGAACAGTCACTCGGAGGGTGCTGAAGTTTTCAGTGTTTCACGTAGACAAGCAAAGGAAGCATCACCTCCTGGGCCAAGTGCTCTTCCCACTGAAAGATGAGATGCTAACAAGCGACAGTCGGTCCATTGTCTGGAGAGACTTGGAAGCAGAGAGCCTGGAG CCCCCTTCCGAGCTCGGGGACATCCAGTTCTCCCTCAGCTACAACGACTACCTGGGCCGCCTGACGGTCGTGGTGCTGAGGGCCAAGGGCTTGAAGTTCCGGGAGGACCGGAGCGTTGCCAGTGAGTTCTGCCGGCCTTTTGCCGAGATgatgcccccccccccgggcTGTTGGGCAGCCTGGCGAGGCCTACGGGCCGTCTCTCAGACTGCTCTTGTCGCCGGCGCTCGTCATGAAAGGAAATGTCCCGGTTCAGTTAGACATCGGCGGGGAGAGGGAGTATCTGTCCCTGTACACGTTCTGGACCCCCAGAAATCTGGAGCCTGTGGGGCAGATAGGCCCAGGTTCAGAATCCCTGCCCTAAGGGACCAGCTCTCGGCCAGAAAAGTTGCCTCTAACAAGGTGGTCCCCCTTCGGAatcttcttattcttctctctGCCAATTTACacgctgggggtgggggtggggatccCTTTCCACACCCCATTTCTTCAGGTCCCACGCAATCGTAA